A stretch of the Janthinobacterium sp. 64 genome encodes the following:
- a CDS encoding RRXRR domain-containing protein translates to MPCSARAAARRWRRDNLRYRSQQFNNRSRPTDWQQPCIDTTMACVVRLRRLETVAHLAQELVCFDMQLPQNSYISGVGYQQGMLADYEVHEYLDGKFGHTSAYCDATVVPLQMEHIHACRRRLEPCEQPDTSVQTLLQ, encoded by the coding sequence ATGCCCTGCTCGGCCCGTGCAGCCGCGCGGCGCTGGCGCCGGGACAATCTTCGCTATCGCTCACAGCAGTTCAACAACCGCAGCAGACCGACGGACTGGCAGCAGCCGTGCATCGATACGACCATGGCATGCGTTGTCCGGCTACGCCGCCTGGAAACGGTCGCGCACCTGGCTCAGGAATTGGTGTGCTTCGACATGCAACTGCCGCAGAATTCGTACATCAGCGGCGTCGGCTATCAGCAGGGTATGCTTGCCGACTACGAAGTGCACGAGTACCTGGATGGAAAATTTGGGCACACCTCTGCCTATTGTGATGCCACCGTCGTCCCGCTGCAGATGGAACACATTCATGCGTGCCGCCGGCGCCTCGAACCATGTGAGCAACCTGACACTAGCGTGCAGACTCTGCTCCAGTAA
- a CDS encoding transposase codes for MGRASTPSAAIIDAQSTRISPQGRASGFDAGKKVKGRKRHLVVDTMGLIIAVSVTAASVQDRDAAATVVTQACSMSPRLDKLYIDRAYGGKCAHAIEQAHHIRVAVVRHPGNGTTGTLHDAKTTPKFSALETLADWQWPPPRGRGAGRQWILDRLHFRYLQGR; via the coding sequence ATGGGACGCGCAAGTACGCCAAGCGCGGCAATCATTGATGCACAGTCCACCCGTATCTCGCCACAAGGTCGCGCAAGCGGATTTGATGCAGGCAAGAAGGTTAAAGGGCGCAAGCGTCATCTCGTGGTCGATACCATGGGGCTGATCATCGCCGTGTCCGTCACCGCCGCGAGCGTGCAAGACCGGGATGCGGCAGCAACCGTGGTGACGCAAGCGTGCAGCATGAGCCCTCGCCTGGACAAGCTCTATATCGACCGCGCCTATGGCGGGAAATGTGCACATGCCATCGAGCAGGCGCACCATATTCGCGTTGCAGTGGTTCGTCATCCAGGTAATGGTACGACCGGAACGCTGCACGATGCCAAGACTACCCCTAAATTCTCAGCCTTGGAAACGCTCGCCGATTGGCAATGGCCGCCACCTCGGGGTCGGGGCGCAGGGCGTCAATGGATATTGGATCGGCTGCATTTTCGGTATCTGCAGGGACGCTAA
- a CDS encoding YfaP family protein — MLRLTFQTLSLLTLLLTSGLALSQTSPSCSTDRVVFSINGVLTSDTEAQQNSDVLMERYLAANPSETVPPRFKVLYNPSGKKYARGAGGAIDFIEVIMQQTGLGLSRAIRMVMSLEPIPEPLNTPITTILSAVAVMNGNPDAGTLQRMLNGVNADIDQGSKVLLVAHSQGNLWANSILALTVDQHRRAALGQVGIAVPDTRLEKSSVSHVTLTEDLVIRAVPFALSTTTSNGYSLRDILTRTMGHNFISAYMDAKRPAEKDILAATKSSFAALTPVPNPSGQGPFTVTLTWGAQPDVDLHVFEPNGTHVYYARQSGAAGYLDVDDTTSFGPEHYYASCTRILTGEYQVGVNYYSGNGPEVATVFIQAGTASLSRQIPLPVARGTSGDNSPLPVARVTIQRNLTTGEIEGAIVP; from the coding sequence ATGCTGCGTCTTACATTTCAAACGCTGTCACTGCTCACTCTGCTGCTGACAAGTGGACTAGCACTTTCTCAAACGAGCCCTTCGTGTTCCACCGACCGTGTCGTCTTTTCCATCAACGGGGTGCTGACGAGCGACACCGAAGCACAACAGAATAGTGATGTGCTGATGGAACGCTACCTGGCCGCCAATCCATCCGAAACAGTGCCACCCAGGTTCAAAGTACTGTACAACCCCTCTGGCAAGAAATATGCACGTGGAGCTGGCGGCGCAATCGATTTTATCGAGGTCATCATGCAGCAGACCGGCCTTGGCTTATCCCGAGCAATTAGGATGGTTATGTCCTTGGAGCCGATTCCTGAGCCGCTCAACACGCCGATTACAACTATTTTGAGTGCGGTCGCTGTCATGAACGGCAACCCGGATGCGGGGACTTTGCAGCGGATGCTCAACGGCGTCAATGCCGATATCGATCAAGGCAGCAAGGTATTATTAGTGGCCCATTCGCAGGGGAATTTGTGGGCGAACTCCATACTTGCGCTGACCGTCGATCAGCACCGACGCGCCGCATTGGGCCAGGTTGGCATCGCTGTGCCCGATACGCGCCTGGAAAAATCCTCTGTATCACACGTGACGCTCACCGAGGATTTGGTGATCCGCGCTGTTCCCTTCGCGCTATCTACCACTACCAGCAATGGCTATAGCCTGCGCGACATCCTGACTAGAACGATGGGGCATAATTTCATCAGCGCTTATATGGACGCCAAGCGTCCAGCGGAAAAGGATATTCTGGCGGCCACAAAAAGCTCCTTCGCGGCGCTGACCCCTGTTCCCAACCCAAGCGGTCAGGGACCGTTCACGGTAACGCTAACGTGGGGTGCGCAGCCGGACGTTGATCTGCATGTGTTTGAACCTAACGGCACCCACGTTTACTATGCCAGACAATCGGGCGCCGCCGGCTACCTTGACGTCGACGACACCACGTCTTTCGGTCCCGAGCACTACTATGCAAGCTGTACTCGTATCCTGACAGGCGAGTATCAAGTTGGCGTTAACTATTATTCCGGCAATGGACCTGAAGTAGCCACCGTCTTTATTCAAGCTGGCACTGCTTCGCTTTCGCGTCAGATACCGCTCCCTGTCGCACGTGGCACATCCGGCGACAATAGTCCATTGCCTGTGGCGCGTGTCACGATTCAGCGCAACCTTACAACCGGGGAAATTGAAGGCGCCATCGTGCCATGA
- a CDS encoding NF038129 family PEP-CTERM protein → MLFLFYPNGSTGTQRRWPARRTNLARSLAALSVALLFLCPTSWAAPIFLTIHTPALHGIAGQLAFNLIDGGGPTNSVTIAGFSSDGSLGSVQSVGSVTGELPAAVNLSDGQFFSEYLQDFVFGTAFSFTVNATAHPAGGTGFPDGFSLFLLDPVSGQSLITSSDPTGANALLLLSIGNSPQLVLYQATGVEITVDVAAIPEPGTLPLMVVGLLAAALLVCRRRRSVRDNVVSATINVVFIPSIWQRNASVCVLGMIGSFLATHACATDVTATTHISRSALVLNRSTATFDSVVTLTNTGQQSYASPLRLIVQVNPSVVSLSNGTGVTTDGKAFIDIPLPTGNLNQGQSVRTTVKINNVPRIPFTVQFFADAAVAEPPGLPPDPGPGGEIPLLGVDSDRDGVRDDVQRYIALTYRTDANTVKALRELSKTYQAMLAIPTGNAAEAKAINIKAWRNRSCLVFLYGAVEGHRRAQELFALQFNTLARYRMWSRQDDLLAGEVFESPPKSAANCDFAITAR, encoded by the coding sequence ATGCTCTTCCTTTTCTACCCGAATGGATCAACTGGTACGCAACGCCGCTGGCCAGCCAGGCGAACAAACCTTGCCCGTAGTCTTGCGGCGCTATCCGTGGCACTGCTCTTCCTTTGTCCCACCTCATGGGCGGCGCCGATTTTCTTGACGATCCACACGCCAGCTTTGCATGGCATCGCAGGTCAACTCGCCTTCAACCTGATCGATGGCGGTGGCCCCACCAACAGCGTTACGATTGCCGGCTTCTCCTCTGACGGAAGCCTCGGCTCCGTGCAGAGTGTCGGCTCCGTGACCGGTGAGCTACCGGCGGCGGTGAACCTATCGGATGGCCAGTTCTTTAGCGAGTATTTGCAGGATTTCGTCTTCGGCACCGCCTTTTCCTTTACAGTCAATGCGACGGCCCATCCTGCCGGCGGCACCGGTTTTCCCGATGGCTTCTCACTATTCCTGCTCGACCCAGTCAGCGGCCAATCATTGATCACGTCATCGGACCCAACCGGCGCCAATGCATTACTTCTATTAAGCATAGGCAACTCGCCACAACTCGTGCTGTATCAAGCTACGGGAGTGGAGATCACTGTGGATGTGGCAGCGATACCGGAACCCGGTACGCTACCGCTCATGGTGGTGGGTCTGCTTGCTGCCGCCTTGCTGGTGTGCCGACGGCGCCGGTCAGTACGTGACAACGTCGTCTCAGCAACGATCAATGTTGTGTTCATCCCATCGATATGGCAGCGCAACGCCAGTGTTTGTGTGCTTGGCATGATAGGTAGTTTCCTCGCAACCCACGCCTGCGCCACAGACGTGACGGCGACAACACATATATCGCGCAGCGCGTTAGTGCTCAACCGTAGCACCGCCACATTCGACAGTGTCGTGACCCTAACTAATACCGGCCAACAGAGCTATGCCTCACCATTACGCTTGATCGTACAAGTCAATCCGAGTGTCGTGTCATTGTCGAACGGGACAGGCGTGACGACCGACGGCAAAGCGTTCATCGACATTCCCTTGCCAACCGGAAATTTGAATCAGGGACAGTCAGTACGTACGACAGTGAAGATCAACAACGTGCCGCGGATACCGTTTACGGTCCAGTTTTTCGCGGACGCAGCAGTAGCCGAACCGCCGGGCCTACCACCCGATCCAGGACCAGGAGGCGAAATTCCGCTGCTCGGAGTAGACAGTGACAGGGACGGCGTACGCGATGATGTGCAACGCTATATCGCCCTCACCTATAGAACAGATGCGAATACGGTAAAGGCATTGCGCGAATTATCCAAAACCTATCAGGCAATGCTCGCAATACCGACCGGTAACGCTGCTGAGGCCAAAGCCATCAATATCAAGGCATGGCGCAACCGCAGTTGCCTGGTCTTTTTATACGGTGCGGTCGAAGGCCACCGCCGTGCCCAAGAGCTCTTTGCTTTGCAATTCAACACGTTGGCCCGTTATCGTATGTGGTCCCGACAGGATGATCTGCTGGCCGGCGAGGTCTTCGAGTCGCCACCGAAAAGTGCAGCGAACTGCGATTTCGCGATCACAGCACGCTAA